From Theileria annulata chromosome 1, complete sequence, *** SEQUENCING IN PROGRESS ***, one genomic window encodes:
- a CDS encoding kinesin, putative (SMART KISc (SM00129) at aa 371-699, E()=4.95e-92), with amino-acid sequence MMKRKLDPTNTIHMASNDSLLSPKSSKLNHVSKIRKLSNNTNNHKISTTPKVTINNKTPEKLNKSKKMDDSLSRKSTSDTESNMNFEPLNKNTNFTYENDILKDFIELSNPVSSTHQQNFVDQTLPLEHNPITDSQIIRIIDNNNEYDYQKLAENDNYPQITKGVDNEVPKEQCENYLGNSELGSIINSQILEDNLKEKLTPSRKANYVHTLLSGRTSLDDSINILNKLSQSELNTQVSPVYSPVNSQNSIPENQNDKYYEVESIKEALDNEYVYTDTTVIDTTSTITNNETDHNDESNNVTPYREIEYDNSEVTKADESVEFREAREEEDYSEMDSDVIEFNHEHDVEELISRYKTLYNNSFFNCSKTGTGKLRVVVRCRPSTCRNKAIQCERSCVKLFKPGNKNSVLKSQRPGIFEFNFDHIVMENESTEKLYTISCMDLIEKLFSGISVTIFAYGSTGSGKTYTIAGTESSVGLLQLMITDLFKSSQVIDKELYLSYYEVYNENVYDLLQENEINLHLQENESKVFVKGLTRVKISNYEDFKRLFEIGDKNRKVFSTNANRSSSRSHAILQIQTSLNTKLTIIDLAGSERMKITDNAGDRLKESSYINQSLLALINCINTLAKKSNSMSGSGGTGERVKYRDSKLTHLLKNSLTNNCFILMIAHVNPENKFYQDSYNTIKYALRAKDVEISQVITNSVSPVLNLKSGKEVIKKFSKELLFLVNLMKNNISENKLELIRKHISQSHLVGRPLHYIGQLSLESFNRQVIQGLIFKTDLISIATIDKCSKTHNPRILEAIKQSWIENLNKRLNSVKYQSKKSHSKLSKSVREVLEENKESEKPETSEDEFLDADVVLAKQSSSSVSPVLRPTNPVTSELPKNDEFSLNIEKAGDNSEKENPDTDISISDISDLDDEEPETDDLVIGMLDKVLNHSVTRPSSKKFGPPLWKLKLKYGIMQVCILFII; translated from the exons ATGATGAAAAGAAAACTTGATCCTACAAACACCATACACATGGCCTCAAATGATTCATTACTAAGTCCTAAGTCATCCAAGCTCAACCATGTTTCAAAAATCAGGAAATTGtctaataatacaaataatcATAAGATATCTACAACCCCAAAGGttacaataaataataaaacaccggaaaaactaaataaaagTAAGAAAATGGATGATTCCCTGTCCAGAAAATCGACATCAGATACTGAAAGTAATATGAACTTTGAACCgttaaataaaaatacaaattttacCTACgaaaatgatatattaaAGGATTTTATTGAATTGAGTAACCCGGTTAGTTCAACACATCAACAAAACTTCGTGGATCAAACTTTACCACTAGAACATAACCCAATCACTGATTCCCAGATAATTAGGATaatagataataataatgaatacGATTATCAAAAGTTAGCTGAAAACGATAACTATCCTCAAATAACCAAGGGCGTTGATAACGAAGTCCCAAAAGAACAGTgtgaaaattatttaggtAATAGTGAACTTGGgtcaattattaattcacAAATTCTTGAAGATAACTTAAAAGAAAAGTTAACCCCGTCCAGAAAAGCAAATTATGTACACACGCTTCTTTCGGGAAGAACAAGCCTTGACGACTcgattaatattttaaataaattgagTCAGAGTGAACTTAATACGCAAGTTTCACCAGTTTACTCACCAGTTAATTCACAAAATTCAATACCAGAAAACCAAAACgataaatattatgaagTTGAATCAATTAAGGAAGCCTTGGATAACGAATATGTGTACACTGATACTACTGTGATAGATACTACTAGCACGATTACCAATAATGAAACTGATCATAATGATGAAAGCAATAATGTTACACCTTATAGAGAGATAGAGTATGATAACTCAGAAGTGACTAAAGCTGATGAAAGTGTAGAGTTTAGAGAAGCAAGAGAGGAAGAAGATTATTCCGAAATGGATAGTGATGTAATAGAGTTTAATCATGAGCATGACGTGGAAGAGCTAATATCAAGGTATAAAACActgtataataatagttttTTTAACTGTAGCAAGACTGGAACAGGGAAATTGAGAGTAGTGGTTAGATGTAGACCAAGCACATGTAGGAACAAGGCAATACAATGCGAAAGATCATGTGTAAAGTTATTTAAACCGGGGAATAAGAACAGTGTGTTAAAGTCTCAAAGGCCTGGGATATTCGAATTCAACTTTGACCATATCGTCATGGAAAACGAGTCAACAGAAAAACTTTACACAATTAGTTGCATGGATCTCATTGAAAAACTCTTTTCGGGAATTAGTGTTACAATATTTGCGTATGGTAGCACAGGCTCAGGAAAAACCTATACAATTGCAGGAACGGAAAGTAGTGTAGGTTTGCTGCAGCTGATGATTACTGATTTGTTCAAGTCTAGTCAGGTAATTGACAAGGAACTGTACCTCTCGTACTACGAAGTGTATAATGAGAATGTATATGACCTGCTTCAggaaaatgaaattaactTGCATTTACAGGAGAATGAAAGTAAAGTCTTCGTTAAGGGATTAACAAGGGTTAAGATTTCCAATTATGAAGATTTTAAGAGGCTTTTCGAAATTGGAGACAAAAATCGCAAAGTTTTTTCAACAAACGCAAACAGATCATCAAGCCGCTCCCACGCAATTCTTCAGATACAAACAAGCCTAAATACCAAGTTGACCATCATTGACCTGGCAGGGTCAGAGAGGATGAAAATAACAGACAATGCTGGTGATAGACTAAAGGAATCATCCTATATTAATCAATCACTCCTGGCACTTATTAACTGTATAAATACATTAGCAAAGAAGTCCAATAGCATGAGTGGATCAGGAGGGACTGGAGAAAGAGTAAAATATAGAGACAGTAAGCTGACTCATCTGCTGAAAAACTCCCTCACAAATAACTGTTTTATACTTATGATAGCGCACGTTAACCCTGAAAACAAGTTTTATCAGGATTCCTATAACACCATTAAGTATGCATTGAGGGCAAAAGATGTTGAAATCTCACAAGTTATCACAAATTCTGTTAGTCCAGTTTTAAAccta AAAAGTGGTAAGGAGGTTATCAAAAAGTTTTCCAAAGAACTCCTGTTTTTGGTCAACTTGATGAAAAACAACATTAGTGAGAACAAATTGGAACTGATAAGGAAACACATTTCACAATCTCACCTAGTAGGGCGACC TCTACATTACATCGGCCAGCTCTCCCTGGAATCTTTTAACCGACAGGTTATTCAAGGTTTGATTTTCAAAACTGACTTAATTTCTATAGCTACAATTGACAAGTGCTCAAAAACACACAATCCAAGAATATTAGAGGCAATAAAACAG TCCTGGATTGAAAATTTGAACAAAAGACTTAACTCAGTAAAATATCAATCGAAAAAAAGTCATTCTAAACTATCAAAATCA GTTAGAGAGGTTTTAGAAGAGAATAAGGAATCAGA GAAACCAGAAACATCTGAAGACGAGTTTTTGGATGCGGATGTTGTTTTAGCAAAACAATCCTCCTCGTCAGTGTCGCCAGTTTTAAGACCAACAAATCCAGTCACATCAGAGTTACCAAAAAATGATGAATTTTCCTTAAACATAGAAAAGGCTGGTGATAATTCAGAGAAGGAAAACCCTGATACAGATATAAGTATCTCTGACATTAGCGATTTGGACGACGAGGAACCTGAGACTGATGACTTGGTAATAGGAATGCTAGATAAGGTACTGAACCACTCA GTTACCAGACCAAGTAGTAAGAAGTTTGGGCCTCCTTTATGGAAACTTAAGTTAAAATATGGAATAATGCAGGTgtgtatattattcatcatttaa
- a CDS encoding cyclophilin, putative (Tap821d03.p1c.cand.74 - score = 33.27;~SMART pfam:pro_isomerase (PF00160) at aa 8-202, E()=4.30e-21) yields the protein MNKVPNPRVFFDISIAGRRAGRMIFELFMDKLPYTAENFRCLCTAVYRGNWTRILSPAKVVQEHTHTSHCYRICEINNLINQFNRCAKEVILIPGTLTEENLFMDNICVTSPIHTCTPKEVIVTIYLSSGVLGMCKTRFKNSNSSQFYITFKPCSFLDNKMVVFGHLEYGEDVLDMIEKQGTMVGKTKKKVNIYNCGEIPIETIYDPRIKNEVTEAKYIARTDIERPLFNEKMYNLEQSYKTIIPEEVYKRAHFNF from the exons atgAACAAGGTTCCTAATCCCAGAGTGTTTTTTGATATATCAATAGCAGGAAGGAGAGCTGGAAGAATGATTTTCGAG CTTTTTATGGATAAATTGCCTTACACAGCGGAAAACTTCAGATGTTTATGCACTG CTGTATATAGGGGAAACTGGACTAGGATATTATCTCCGGCCAAGGTGGTACAAGAACACACCCATACATCGCATTGTTACAGGATTTGTGAGATTAATAACctaattaatcaatttaaCAGATGTGCCAAGgaggtaattttaataccGGGAACTCTTACGGAGGAGAATCTATTTATGGACAATATATGCGTGACGAGTCCTATTCATACCTGCACTCCAAAAGAGGTAATTGTAACTATCTATCTATCATCAGGTGTCTTGGGAATGTGTAAAACcagatttaaaaattcaaattcatCTCAATTCTACATCACGTTTAAGCCCTGCTCCTTTCTAGACAATAAAATG GTGGTATTCGGCCACTTGGAGTATGGAGAAGATGTATTGGATATGATTGAAAAACAAGGAACAATGGTTGGAAAAACGAAAAAGAAAGTTAACATATACAACTG CGGAGAAATACCGATTGAAACTATATATGATCCAAGGATAAAAAATGAAGTTACAGAGGCAAAATATATCGCAAGAACA GATATAGAAAGaccattatttaatgaaaaaatgtATAACCTAGAACAATCATACAAGACCATAATACCGGAAGAAGTATACAAAAGAGCACATTTTAACTTTTAA
- a CDS encoding mitochondrial phosphate carrier protein, putative (Tap821d03.p1c.cand.75 - score = 78.60;~SMART 3 pfam:mito_carr (PF00153) domains at aa 26-116, E()=1.30e-24; 125-217, E()=7.50e-05; 228-31, E()=2.40e-05), translating into MTDKWDPRVSAPISRTPHPVVHDCKYYGKCMLGGILSCGLTHTFVTPLDVTKCKMQTNPQVYKSLFSGLSVIMKQEGFSGLVKGWKPTLLGYSMQGLGKFGLYEFFKDFYGGQLGEEMAYKYKGAMWLAASASAEVFADVLLCPMEMVKVKVQTAPLTEQWPTQLMKATCKMNSMRAETKFPFGSLRPLLSRQVPYTMAKFYFFEKVVQLFYDHVFTKPKNEYPKEVQLGITFASGYLAGIICAVVSHPADSLVSQMGKSENKGKSFGQMAREVGAFNLFTKGLGTRVLMIGTLTGLQWWIYDTFKCFILYCRLPWEWERVGEDQSRKHKIPLILFLFLLSLLFVSMDSDPPVVDRPVASSGRKTLAIVVIG; encoded by the exons ATGACAGATAAATGGGACCCTAGAGTATCTGCTCCAATAAGCAGAACACCTCATCCAGTAGTTCACGATTGCAAATATTACGGAAAATGTATGTTGGGAGGGATTCTATCCTGTGGACTTACCCATACCTTTGTTACCCCTTTAGATGTCACCAAATGTAAAATGCAGACAAATCCACAAGTATACAAATCATTGTTCTCGGGATTGAGTGTTATAATGAAGCAGGAAGGCTTTAGCGGGCTCGTCAAAGGATGGAAGCCAACACTTCTAGGCTACTCTATGCAGGGATTAGGAAAGTTTGGACTCTACGAGTTCTTTAAAGACTTTTATGGAGGCCAATTAGGAGAAGAAATGGCATACAAGTACAAAGGAGCAATGTGGTTAGCAGCTTCCGCTTCAGCAGAAGTTTTCGCAGATGTGTTGTTGTGCCCTATGGAAATGGTCAAAGTTAAAGTTCAAACAGCTCCGCTTACTGAACAGTGGCCAACACAACTAATGAAAGCAACTTGTAAGATGAACTCAATGAGAGCTGAAACTAAGTTTCCC tTTGGAAGTTTGAGACCACTCTTGAGCAGACAAGTCCCTTATACAATGGCTAAATTTTACTTTTTCGAAAAAGTCGTCCAACTATTTTACGACCATGTTTTCACTAAACCGAAAAACGAATACCCCAAGGAAGTTCAACTTGGAATTACATTCGCATCAG GTTACTTGGCTGGTATAATATGCGCAGTTGTATCCCATCCAGCTGATTCACTGGTTTCACAAATGGGTAAATCGGAGAATAAAGGGAAAAGTTTCGGACAAATGGCAAGAGAAGTCGGAGCATTTAACTTGTTTACAAAGGGATTAGGTACCAGAGTACTCATGATTGGTACACTCACAGGATTACAGTGGTGGATCTACGACACATTCAaa TGTTTTATACTTTATTGTAGACTTCCATGGGAATGGGAACGAGTGGGGGAGGATCAGTCAAGAAAACATAAGATTCCactaattttgtttttgtttttgttatcttt ACTGTTTGTATCCATGGATTCCGACCCCCCTGTCGTTGATAGGCCAGTGGCTTCAAGCGGAAGGAAAACCTTGGCAATAGTAGTAATAGGGtaa